The genomic stretch ACCGGCCGGCGCACCTTCCGCTTCCTCCAGGGTCCGCTGTTCGCGAACATCATCCTGGCGGACGAGGTGAACCGCACCCCGCCGAAGACGCAGGCCGCGCTGCTGCAAGCCATGCAGGAGTACCGCATCACCGCCGGTGGCCGCACGTACCCGCTGGAGCTGCCCTTCCTCGTCTTCGCCACGCAGAACCCCATCGAGCAGGAGGGCACCTATCCGCTGCCCGAGGCCCAGCTCGACCGCTTCATGTTCCTGGTGGACGTGGGCTACCCCACCGCCGACGAAGAGGTGCAAATCGTCAAGAGCACCACCGGCGGTCCGCAGCCGAAGCTGGAGAAGATTCTGTCCCCCGAGCGCATCCTCGCGCTCCAGGAGTTGGTGCGCCGCGTGCCGGTACCGGACCACGTGGTGCGCTACGCCGTGGAGCTGGTGCGCCACACGCGGCCCAAGGAGCCGGGCGCGCTGGACTTCATCGCGAAGAACACGTCCTGGGGCGCCGGCCCCCGCGCCAGCCAGTACCTGGTGGTGGCCGCCAAGGCGCGCGCCATCCTCCACGGCCGCTTCGTCGCCACCGTCGAAGACGTGCGCGCCCTGGCCCGTCCCGTGCTGCGCCACCGCGTGCTGCCCAACTTCACCGCGGAGAGCGAGGGCATCACCTCCGTGAAGCTCATCGACCAGCTCCTCACGGTGGTGAAGGGCTAGCCAAGCCCGCGCCATGCTGCTCGACGCCCAGACACTGGCCCGCCTCCAGGGAGTGAAGCTGCGCGCCCGCGCGGTGATGGAGGGCGTGTTGTCCGGCCTCCACAAGAGCCCGCATCAGGGGCAGAGCGTGGAGTTCGCGGAGCACAAGGAGTACGCCCCCGGCGACGAGCTCCGCCACCTGGACTGGAAGGCCTACGGCAAGTTCGACAAGTACTACGTCAAGCGCTTCGAGCACGAGACGAACCTGCGCGCCGTCATGGTGGTGGATGCATCCGCCTCCATGGGCTACCGCAGCGGCGCGCTGAGCAAGCTGGACGTGGCCACCACGCTGGCGGGCGCGCTGTGCTACCTGCTGGTGCGCCAGCAGGACGCGGCGGGCCTGGCGCTGATGGCGGGCGGCAAGTGGAAGGACGTGCCGCCGCGCGCGTCGGCCGGGCACCTCAACGTGCTGCTGGACACGCTGGAGCACACCGAGCCCACCGGCACCACGGACCTGGGCGGCGCGGCGGACCACCTGGCGGAGGTGTTGCCCCGGCGCTCCAGCGTCATCGTCCTGTCGGACCTGCTGGACGAGAACCAGGACGCGCTGCGCCGCATCCTCGCGCTGCGCCAGCGAAAGAACGACGTGTCCGTGTTCCACCTGGTGGACCCGGCGGAGCTGACGTTCCCCTTCGACGACCCCACGCTCTTCATCGACATGGAGGGCCAGGGCCGCATCGAGGTGAACCCGCGCGAAATCAAGGAGAGCTACCTGGAGGAGTTCAACGCCTTCCTGGCGAACGTGAAGACCGCGTGCGCCGAGGCGGACGTGGACTACGACCTGGTGCGCACCGACGACAAGCTGGATGACGTGCTGCTGCGGTACCTGTCGCGGCGCGGGAGGCGCCGGTGACCTTCGGCAATCCGTGGATGCTGCTGGGCGCGCTGGGCGCCCTCATCCCCCTGCTGGTGCACCTGTTCGACCGGCGCCGTCCCCGGCCGCACCCCTTCGGACCGCTGGCCTTCGTGATGCGCAGCCAGAAGCGCACCGCCAGCCGCCTCAAGCTCAAGCGCCTGCTGCTGTACGCGCTGCGCACGCTCATCCTGCTGGCCATCCCCATTGCCCTGGCGCGCCCCGAGCTGACGCGTGACGCGGCCGCCGCGCAGGTGGTGAAGGGCCCCGCGGCTACCGCCATCATCCTGGACGCGTCGTTGTCCATGCGCTGGTCGGACGGCACGCCGCTCTTCGAGCGCGCCCGCGACGAGGCCCGCGACGCGCTGAAGGACCTGCTGCCCGAAGAGCCCGCCACCGTGCTGGTGTGCACGCAGTCCCCCGCCGCGCCGCCGCCGCCGGGCTTCGACCGCGGCCGTCTGCGCTCGCTGGTGGATGAAGCGAAGGCCACCCACGGCACCGCGGACCTGTCGCGCTGCCTGGACATGGCGGCCCGCGCGCTGGAGGAGAACCCCATGCCCGCCAAGCGGCTGGTGCTGGTCTCCGACATGACGGCCGCGGCCTTCCGCCTGGAGGCGCCGCCGCCCACGGTGAAGGGCCCCACGGGCGCGCCCGTGAAGCCAGAGGTGGTGCTGCGCGACGCGGCCGAGGGCCACGAGGTGCTGAACAACCGCGCCATCGTCGACCTCAAGGTGGAGCCCGCGCTGCAGGCCGGCCCGCGCACGTTCCAGTTCACCTTCACGGTGCGCAACTTCGGCGCGGAGCCGGTGAAGGACCTGGAGGCCGCGGTGCGCGTGGGCGAGTCCACGCTGGCCAAGGGCTTCGTGGACATCCCCCCGGGCGGCACGACGCAGAAGACGCTCACCGTGCGCTTCCCGCAGGGCGGCACGGTGCTGGGGCAGGTGACGCTGGCGCCGGACGCGCTGGTGGAGGATGACCGGCGTTCGTTCGTGCTTCCGGTGCCCCGCGCGCTGAAGGCGCTGGTGGTGAATGGCTCGCCCCACGCGACGCGCTACCGGGACGAGGCCTTCTTCGTGGACGCGGCCCTCACCGCCCCGGGCTCGCCGGTGGAGGTGGCCACGCGCGACGCGGAGGTGGGGCTGCGCGAGGACTTCTCCACCTACGACCTGGTCCTGCTGCTCAACGTGCCCGCGCCGAGCGCCGACGAGGCGCAGAAGCTGGCGGCCTTCGTGGAGAACGGCGGCGGACTCTTCATCAGCATGGGCGACCGGGTGAACCCGGAGGCGTACAACCAGCGGCTGGGCCCGGTGCTGCCGCGTCCGCTGCGCCTGGTGCGCACCAGCGCCGAGCGCGACGACCCGGACGCGGACACCAAGAGCGCGCGGCTGGCGCAGGTCTCCGTGGAGCACGTCCTCTTCTCGCCCTTCACGGGGAAGGCGGAGGAGGGGCTCGTGGGGGCGCGCTTCTACAAGTACATGCTGCTGGAGGCGGACTCCCCGGGCGCGACCGGCGCCAGTCAGGTGCTGGCCACGTACGAGGACGGCGCGCCAGCGGTGGCCGTGGCGCGTAAGGGCAAGGGGCGCGTGGCGCTGCTCACCAGCACGGTGGACCGCGACTGGAGCGACTTCTCCATCCGCACCTCCTTCCTGCCGCTGATGCAGCGCTTCGCCGCCTACCTCACCGGCTCGCTGGACGAGCGCGAGGAGGTGCGCGTGCGCGTGGGCGAAAGCGCCACGCTGCGTCCCGAAGGCGCCCAGAAGGTGTCCTCGGTGCGCGCGCCGGACGGCACCGAGGTCTCCGTGAATGAGCAGCCGGAAGGCGCGCTGGTGGCCGGGCCGGTGACGGAGCCGGGCGTGTACTCGGTGCTGGGCGCGGACGGGAAGGTGCAGCCGGACCTGTCCTTCGCCGCCGTGCTCGATCCTTCCGAGAGCGACCTGGGACGTGTGCCGACGGACACCCTCACCGCCTACTTCGGAGAAGAGACGGTGAAGGCCTCCACGGGTGACGCGGACAAGCCGACGGTGCCGCTGTGGACCTGGCTCATCCTGGCCGCGTGCCTGGCGTTCTTCTTCGAAGGCACGCTGCTGCGCAAGTAGCCGTCACCTGGCCCGGAGCCGGCGCATCATGACGCCGCCCGCGACATCGCTGGACGGGTTGGCGTTCTCACAGCACGCCGTCAGACCCTTCTCGCAGTAGAAGCACGCGCCGCAGGCGGAGGTGGCTCACGCCCGGGGCCACCTCCTCCACAACGCCGGCGAACTCGCTGCGTGCGCGCATGTGATTTCTGCTCCTTTGTGGGCAAAGGGATGAGGACCGCGCACCGATGCGGCAAGGCGGGAGCGGCGCTCGTGTGTGTGCCCCCTGTCCTGGCTGGGCGCTCTGACGAGGGAATGCCCGGAACCAAGCCTGGAACCAGACCCGCTAAGTCCTCTCAACACGCTCAAATTGAAATAGTCGATATCCGCGAAACTGATACGCATGCGTATAATTTTAAGTAATTCTATGGATTGTACACAAATCCAATTTACCCAAAAATCGTGACTTACCCGTGACGCACCCGGCCGGCCGGCGTGCCTCGCGGGCAAACACCCCGTTGCCCTGGAGCACACCTTGAAGCGTTCCACCTTGAAGCTGACCTCGGCCGTGACGGCCTTCATGACCTTCTCCACCTTCGGTATCGGCTGCGGTCCCGCGGATGGCAGCAGCGGCCCGTCGGCCGGCATCACCCAGAACCAGGCCCTGTCCGGGCAGAACCTGTTCAAGGGCATGGCCTTCGGCCTGGGCCCCGCGGCGCACTACTTCGACGACCTCTGGCAGCGTCCGGAGATCAAGGCGAAGCTGGGCGACGAGACGCTGGCCAAGCGCGAAGAGGCCGCCGAGGCCGTCATCGCGAAGATGAGCGCGCTGGACCCGGCGTTCTTCGAGCGCTTCGGCAACGACCTGCGCAGCGGCAACCACCTGGTCATCGACCAGCTGCTGACGGACACGCGGGAGCTGACGGTTGCAGCGGCGAACGCGCTGCGCAAGGACGCGGGCCAGGCGGGTGAAATCAACGCCGCCGCCCTGCAGCAGGTCGAGGCGGGCCTGTACCTGTACGTGGAGACGGCCGTGGCCGTCGCCATCGTGCTGATCCTCATCCTGACCCAGATCGACATGACCCCGGTCATGGAAGGCCCGCAGTCCAGCCAGCTCCAGCGTGACGTGTGGGTGGACATGCTGGCGAAGCGGTTCGCCGCCGCTGAGTAGTCGGAGCACTCCGGGGAGTGTCCATCGCCCTCACCGGTGGGCACTCCCCTTCTTCCTCTTCCCCGAGCACGGCCGTGACCGAGTCCACTCCTCCCTCTCCCCAGACCTCCCCAACGCGCCGCCTGGGCCTGCTGGCCCTGGGACTCATCCTGGGCTGGACCACGCTCACGGTCTACGCCCTGCACGCGGCGCTGCCCTACAACCCCATCGAGCTGCCCTTCGAGAAGCACTTCAACATCAAGCTGCTGCTGCCAGAGGGGTGGGCCTTCTTCACTCGCGACCCGCGTGATGACCGGATGCTGCCCTACCTCCGCACCGCGGACGGCCAGTGGGCCTGGGGAAGCGACACGCCCAACTTCCAGTGGAAGAACGCCTTCGGTATCAACCGGGCCGCGCGGGCGCAGGGCGTGGAGCTGGGGCTGCTCCTCCACGACACCGCGGCCCTTCCCCGGGAGGACTGCAAGGAAGCCCCCGCCGTCTGCCTGGAGCGCGCCCCCGTGGCCAAGACGCTCCGCAACACCAGCCCGCGGCCCACGTACTGCGGCCAGCTGGGCATCGTCTTCCAGCGGGCCGTTCCCTGGGCCTGGAGCCGCACCAACCAGGGGAAGCCCATCACCATGCCCTCGAAGGTCCTGAGGTTGGACGTCGAATGCTGACCGCGCTTGGAAACCGTGCCCGCGCCTGGGTGGCGGGCCCCTCCCCCTGGAGCAATGTCTACGGCCTGGCGCGCACGCTGGTCGCGCTGGGGACGGGTGGCACGCTGGCCTTCAGCGACACCACGACGCTGTTCCGGCCCGTCGCGGGCATCCCCGAGGCCCCCGTCTGCGAAGGCATCCGCGCGGCGTCCTTCTTCTGCGTGCTCCCCTCCGGCTGGCTGGAGGTGGCGCGATGGGCGGCGGTGCTGCTGCTGCTCGTCGTCGCCTCCGGCTGGCGCCCGCGCGTCACGGGACTGGTGCACTGGTGGGTGGCCGTCAGCATGCCGTGGTCCGCGTCGCTGACGGACGGCGGTGACCAGATTGCCGCCATCCTGGCGCTGCTGATGCTGCCCCTGGCGCTCACGGATGACCGGCGCTGGCACTGGGACGCGCCCCGCGAATCCACGGGGAACGACGAGGCGAAGCGGCTCATCGCCCGGTCGGCCTGGGTGATGCTCCGCCTCCAGGTGGCGGGCATCTACTTCCACGCCTCCGTCGGCAAGTTCAAGGTGACGGAGTGGGTGGACGGCACGGCCCTGTACTACTGGCTGCTGGACCCCAGCGTCGGTGCACCGGACTGGCTGGCCGGTGTGATGCTCCCCGTCCTGAGCAGCCCCGTGGTGGCGCTGCTCACCTGGTCCGTGCTGCTGCTGGAGCTGGGGCTCGCGCTGGGCCCGCTGCTGAACCCGTCCCTGCGCCGCGTGCTGCTGCCCCTGGGTATCAGCTTCCACCTGGGCATCGCCGTGTTCCACGGGCTCATCAGCTTCGTGCTCGTCATGTGCGGCGCGCTCATCCTGCTGCTCCGTCCGTTCGACGAGCTCTTCCGCTTCGAGGGCCTCCGCGCCTGGGTGCGACACATGCGGACCCCGCCCGTGCCCACCGCCACGCCGTCCCTGGAGCCAGTAGCGGTGCAGGTGGCGTCGGTGCCCCCCACCGACGGCGCATGAAGCGCTGCGACGTCGCCGCCGCCCTGGCGCACCCCAAGACTGCGGCCTTCGCGTCACGGTGAGCGGGCCACGAGGGCTCTCTCGCTCTCTCGCTCTCTTGCCCTCAGGCAGGCACACGTCGCCACGGGCAGGGCTTGGAAGTCCGTCCGTCCTGGGTCCAGGAGCCTTCCGCGCCGCGCGGGTCCACCGCCGGCTCGCGGAGGCTTTCCGCTACGCTGATGTACCCTCCCCTGATTCGGTGGGAGGGCTCACCAGCGGAGGCGGCGGCAGCCCATGGACATCCATCTGGCGGAGGAGATCCGCAAGCAGGTTGAAGAGGCCTTCCGCAAGCGCGGCCGGGTCAACATCGTCATCGCGGGCCGCAGCGGCGTGGGCAAGAGCACGCTGGTCAACGCGGTGTTCCACGGCCGCATCGCGGACACCGGCCAGGGCCGCCCCGTCACGAAGGAGACGCGCGAGTACACGAAGGACGGCATCCCCGTCAGCATCCTCGACACCCGCGGCCTGGAGATGGGTGCCTTCCAGGAGACGCTGAAGCTGCTGGAGGAGCTGGTGGCCGCGCGCGCCAAGGACGCGGACGCCACGCGCCACCTGCACTGCGCCTGGCTGTGCATCAGCGAGGACTCGCGCCGCGTGGAGGACGGGGACGTGAAGGCGGTGGAGATGCTCGCGCGGCACATGCCGGTGGTCGTCGTGGTCACCAAGGCGCGCAGCGACCAGGGCTTCCGCGCGGAGGTGCAGAAGCTGCTGCCCATGGCCCGTAACGTCATGCGCGTGCGCGCGCTCCAGGAGACGGACGACGAGGGCCATACGCTCCAGCCCAAGGGCCTGGTGGAGCTCGTCGAGCTCACCATGGAGCTGGTTCCCGAAGCCCAACGCAACGCCTTCGCCGCCGCCCAGCGCGTGAGCATTGGCCAGAAGCGCAAGCGCGCGCACGGCATCGTCGCCAGCGCCGCGGCCGCCGCCGGCCTCATTGGAGCCGTGCCCATCCCTTTCGCCGACGCCGCCCTGCTCGTCCCCACGCAGGTCGGAATGCTGGCGGGGGTGAGTAGCGTCTTCGGCCTCCCGCTGACGGAGGCCTTCCTCTCCACGCTGGTGGGCGCGGGCATCACCGGCCTGGGCGCGACATTTACCGGCCAGTCCATCGTGTCCGGACTGCTGAAGCTCGTCCCGGGCCCGGGCACGGCGATTGGCGCGCTCATCTCCGCCACCACCGCCACCGCGCTCACCACGCTGTTTGGCGAGGCCTACGTCGCCGTCCTCTCCAAGTTGATGGAGAAGCGCTGTGGTGAGTTGCCCACGGAGGAGGAGGTCATCCAGGCCTTCCGCGAGGAGATGTCCCTGCGCGGCGCCGCGTAGACGCCCGGGCTACTTCACGCGCTCGATTTTGTACCGGCGGCCCTTGATGCGGCCTTCGCTCAGCCGCTGGAAGGCCACCCGCGACACGCGCCGGGCGACGGCGACGTAGGCCACGTGGTCCTGGATTTCAATCTTGCCCACGTCGGTCGCTTCGAGCCCGCCCGCCTCGCCCGTGAGCGCGCCCAGGATGTCGCCGGGCCGCATCTTGTCCTTGCGTCCGGCGGAGATGTAGAGCGTGTCCCACGTCGTCTCCAAAGACACCGCGTTGCGAGGATCCGCCGAGGGCAGTGACTCCACGTCCCCGCGCTCCAGCTTCACGCCGGTGGCCAGTTGGATGTCGTCCACCTTGCGGCCGTCGCGAGGCGTGACGATGGAGACGGCCAGGCCCGCGCGGCCCGCCCGGCCCGTGCGGCCGATGCGGTGCACGTAGGGCTCGGCCTGCATGGGCAGGTCGAAGTTGATGACGGCGTCCAGCGCCTCCACGTCGATGCCGCGTCCCGCCACGTCCGTGGCGATGAGCACCCGCGTGCTCTGGTTGCGGAACTTCGCCATCACCCGGTCGCGCTCGAACTGCTCTAAATCCCCCTGGAGTCCGTCCACGCTGACGCCCGCCGCGGAGAGCGACTTCTTCAGCTCCACCACCGTCGCCTTGAGGTTGCAGAAGACGATGGCGGACGCCGGCTGGTAGTGCCGGAGGATGCGCAGCAGCAGGGCCTGCTTCTCCTCGGGCTCGCAGTCGTAGCGCACCTGCTGGATGTCGGGACCCGCGGTGGTGGACTCCACCGTGACGCGGACGGGTTGACGCTGGAAGTTGCGGCTCAGCGCCTCGATGTCCGGCGGGAAGGTGGCCGAGAAGAGCACCGTCTGCCGCCGTGGCGGTATGACCCCGAGGATGCGTTCCATGTCCTCGCGGAAGCCCATGTCGAGCATCCGGTCCGCCTCGTCGAGCACCACCGTGGACAGCTGCCGCGTCTCCAGCGCATCGCGGTCCAACACATCCAGCACCCGGCCCGGCGTCCCCACCGCCAGGTGCGCGCCCTTCTCCAGCGCCTCCAACTGCGGACGGATGGGCTGGCCGCCCGCGAGCACCAGCACCTGGAGCCCGGGCAGCCGCCGTCCCAGCCTGCGAATCTCGCCCGCCACCTGCGCGCACAGCTCACGCGTCGGGCACAGCACCAGCGCCTGCACCTTGCGGTGCTGCAACTGGACTTTCTGGAGGAGTGGCAGCGCGAAGGCCGCCGTCTTGCCGCTGCCCGTCTGAGCCTGGCCGACCAGGTCCCTGCCCTGGAGCAGCACCGGGATGCTCTGCGCCTGGATGGGCGTGGCCGTCTTGAAGTCGAGCTCCTCCAGGACCTGGAGCAGGGGGGGAGATAGCGCGAGCGCGGAAAAATCCATTCGAGGCCTCGATGAGCGGAGGCACGAAAGGAGCCTCGGGTTCTGCAGGCCCCATGTCACACCCAGCGAAGGCAGGACAAGTGAAGCCGCCGACCTCGCCCAGCCGCCCGCACCGGATTGCCCGGCGCACCTTCCGCGCAAAATCAAGCTTTACCTGAAATCACCAACGCCTCCACGCCCTCCTTCCGCGTCCGACTGGCCATGCTGTCCACCCTTGTGCTCGCCACCGCCGGTAGCGGCATGAAAGAGCCGTCCGCCGTGAAACCGCACGCCCCCTGACAGTGCGAGCGGCCGGCAGCGCATGCACAAGGAAGTCCTGTTAAGTGGCGCTATCCAAATCTTCTGGAGAACCCCAAATGAAGACGTCTGTCTGGAAGTATCTGGCCCTCGCGTTGCCGCTGATGGCGGCCTGTGGCGGAGCTCCTCAGCAGCAGGAGGAGACGTCTGCCAACTCCACGGAGTCACAGCAGGCGCCGCTCACCACGCCCACCGCCACGGTGCGCTTCCTCAACGGCTGGACGCATTCGCAGCACGGCGCCATCGTCCGCGGCGGCACGCTCGTCGTCGACTACGACCTGTACCGGATGACGGACTGTCACCACAGCACCTACGCCGGCCAGCAGGCGTGGGACACGCTGGCCTATGTCCGCTTCCTCCCCAGCGGCCAGCTCTTCAGCGGCAGCGTGAAGCAGGCCACGGGCAGCACCTCGTTCGTGAACAAGCCCTTCGAGGTGACAGTGCCCTCGGACGCCACGAGCGTGGAGACGTGGTTCTTCACCTCCGGCCGCACCTGCGCGCCGAAGTACGACAGCAACTACGGCCAGAACTACGTCTTCCCCGTGGAAGCGCAGTCGCCCTCCGCGGTGGTGTGGGCCGGTGACTGGGGCGGCAGCTTCGCGCGCGACTGCGAGCACCGCGACGGGTTGGCGGACCCCATCGTCATCGACAGCTACGTCATGGAGCGCGCCTGCAAGTTCGTGGACGCGGACGTGTACGTGCCCGGCGTGACGGATACCGCCACCGCGCGTCCGCAGCTCATCCATGCGCAGGTGGAGTTCAGCGTGGACGGCGCGACCACGCAGCACCAGTGGCTGGCCTACCAGGGTCGGGTGGGCAACAACTACCGATACCGCTGGAACCTCGCCGCGGAACCGCTCGCGTATACGCCATGGAACGCCTATGCATTCGGGTTCCGCTATTCAACGGACGGCGTGAGCTGGTATCGCATCGCGAGCGGCGCTGGCCCCACGGGCGGCCCCGCGCGGACCGTTCAGCGTAGCTTCTGAGCCGGTCCGCCGCTGTTGACTGCCGCTGGGGCCCCACGCTTCAGCAGCACGTCGGAAGAGGCGACGTGACAAGAAGTGTTCCCCTGAGAAGGCGAGCGCACTGCTCCCATCATTCCAGCGGGGCCACACCGGGGCCGGGCCCAGGAAAGGGAACGCGAAATGACCGAAGGCACTCCACGCGTGACGGAACGGATTTCCACGGGCATTCCAGGCCTCGACACCGTGCTGCACGGAGGCTTCCGCAAGGCCCGCACCTACATGCTGATGGGCCTTCCGGGCTCGGGGAAGACCATCTTCGCCAATCAGGTGTGCTTCCACCACGCGAAGCGCCACGGCGGGCGCGTGCTCTACCTGACGCTGCTGGCGGAGTCGCACACGGAGCTGGTCGGCAACCTCGCCTCGCTGTCCTACTTCGACCCCACGCTGCTGCCCAACGCCATCACCTACCTGAGCGCCTTCACCGTGCTGGAGCAGGGCGGACTGGACGCGTTGGCGGAGCTC from Myxococcus xanthus encodes the following:
- a CDS encoding BatA domain-containing protein; translated protein: MTFGNPWMLLGALGALIPLLVHLFDRRRPRPHPFGPLAFVMRSQKRTASRLKLKRLLLYALRTLILLAIPIALARPELTRDAAAAQVVKGPAATAIILDASLSMRWSDGTPLFERARDEARDALKDLLPEEPATVLVCTQSPAAPPPPGFDRGRLRSLVDEAKATHGTADLSRCLDMAARALEENPMPAKRLVLVSDMTAAAFRLEAPPPTVKGPTGAPVKPEVVLRDAAEGHEVLNNRAIVDLKVEPALQAGPRTFQFTFTVRNFGAEPVKDLEAAVRVGESTLAKGFVDIPPGGTTQKTLTVRFPQGGTVLGQVTLAPDALVEDDRRSFVLPVPRALKALVVNGSPHATRYRDEAFFVDAALTAPGSPVEVATRDAEVGLREDFSTYDLVLLLNVPAPSADEAQKLAAFVENGGGLFISMGDRVNPEAYNQRLGPVLPRPLRLVRTSAERDDPDADTKSARLAQVSVEHVLFSPFTGKAEEGLVGARFYKYMLLEADSPGATGASQVLATYEDGAPAVAVARKGKGRVALLTSTVDRDWSDFSIRTSFLPLMQRFAAYLTGSLDEREEVRVRVGESATLRPEGAQKVSSVRAPDGTEVSVNEQPEGALVAGPVTEPGVYSVLGADGKVQPDLSFAAVLDPSESDLGRVPTDTLTAYFGEETVKASTGDADKPTVPLWTWLILAACLAFFFEGTLLRK
- the dbpA gene encoding ATP-dependent RNA helicase DbpA, which encodes MDFSALALSPPLLQVLEELDFKTATPIQAQSIPVLLQGRDLVGQAQTGSGKTAAFALPLLQKVQLQHRKVQALVLCPTRELCAQVAGEIRRLGRRLPGLQVLVLAGGQPIRPQLEALEKGAHLAVGTPGRVLDVLDRDALETRQLSTVVLDEADRMLDMGFREDMERILGVIPPRRQTVLFSATFPPDIEALSRNFQRQPVRVTVESTTAGPDIQQVRYDCEPEEKQALLLRILRHYQPASAIVFCNLKATVVELKKSLSAAGVSVDGLQGDLEQFERDRVMAKFRNQSTRVLIATDVAGRGIDVEALDAVINFDLPMQAEPYVHRIGRTGRAGRAGLAVSIVTPRDGRKVDDIQLATGVKLERGDVESLPSADPRNAVSLETTWDTLYISAGRKDKMRPGDILGALTGEAGGLEATDVGKIEIQDHVAYVAVARRVSRVAFQRLSEGRIKGRRYKIERVK
- a CDS encoding sporulation-delaying protein SdpB family protein encodes the protein MLTALGNRARAWVAGPSPWSNVYGLARTLVALGTGGTLAFSDTTTLFRPVAGIPEAPVCEGIRAASFFCVLPSGWLEVARWAAVLLLLVVASGWRPRVTGLVHWWVAVSMPWSASLTDGGDQIAAILALLMLPLALTDDRRWHWDAPRESTGNDEAKRLIARSAWVMLRLQVAGIYFHASVGKFKVTEWVDGTALYYWLLDPSVGAPDWLAGVMLPVLSSPVVALLTWSVLLLELGLALGPLLNPSLRRVLLPLGISFHLGIAVFHGLISFVLVMCGALILLLRPFDELFRFEGLRAWVRHMRTPPVPTATPSLEPVAVQVASVPPTDGA
- a CDS encoding sporulation delaying protein family toxin produces the protein MKRSTLKLTSAVTAFMTFSTFGIGCGPADGSSGPSAGITQNQALSGQNLFKGMAFGLGPAAHYFDDLWQRPEIKAKLGDETLAKREEAAEAVIAKMSALDPAFFERFGNDLRSGNHLVIDQLLTDTRELTVAAANALRKDAGQAGEINAAALQQVEAGLYLYVETAVAVAIVLILILTQIDMTPVMEGPQSSQLQRDVWVDMLAKRFAAAE
- a CDS encoding SdpA family antimicrobial peptide system protein, which gives rise to MTESTPPSPQTSPTRRLGLLALGLILGWTTLTVYALHAALPYNPIELPFEKHFNIKLLLPEGWAFFTRDPRDDRMLPYLRTADGQWAWGSDTPNFQWKNAFGINRAARAQGVELGLLLHDTAALPREDCKEAPAVCLERAPVAKTLRNTSPRPTYCGQLGIVFQRAVPWAWSRTNQGKPITMPSKVLRLDVEC
- a CDS encoding DUF58 domain-containing protein, yielding MLLDAQTLARLQGVKLRARAVMEGVLSGLHKSPHQGQSVEFAEHKEYAPGDELRHLDWKAYGKFDKYYVKRFEHETNLRAVMVVDASASMGYRSGALSKLDVATTLAGALCYLLVRQQDAAGLALMAGGKWKDVPPRASAGHLNVLLDTLEHTEPTGTTDLGGAADHLAEVLPRRSSVIVLSDLLDENQDALRRILALRQRKNDVSVFHLVDPAELTFPFDDPTLFIDMEGQGRIEVNPREIKESYLEEFNAFLANVKTACAEADVDYDLVRTDDKLDDVLLRYLSRRGRRR
- a CDS encoding DUF6209 family protein → MKTSVWKYLALALPLMAACGGAPQQQEETSANSTESQQAPLTTPTATVRFLNGWTHSQHGAIVRGGTLVVDYDLYRMTDCHHSTYAGQQAWDTLAYVRFLPSGQLFSGSVKQATGSTSFVNKPFEVTVPSDATSVETWFFTSGRTCAPKYDSNYGQNYVFPVEAQSPSAVVWAGDWGGSFARDCEHRDGLADPIVIDSYVMERACKFVDADVYVPGVTDTATARPQLIHAQVEFSVDGATTQHQWLAYQGRVGNNYRYRWNLAAEPLAYTPWNAYAFGFRYSTDGVSWYRIASGAGPTGGPARTVQRSF
- a CDS encoding YcjF family protein, whose amino-acid sequence is MDIHLAEEIRKQVEEAFRKRGRVNIVIAGRSGVGKSTLVNAVFHGRIADTGQGRPVTKETREYTKDGIPVSILDTRGLEMGAFQETLKLLEELVAARAKDADATRHLHCAWLCISEDSRRVEDGDVKAVEMLARHMPVVVVVTKARSDQGFRAEVQKLLPMARNVMRVRALQETDDEGHTLQPKGLVELVELTMELVPEAQRNAFAAAQRVSIGQKRKRAHGIVASAAAAAGLIGAVPIPFADAALLVPTQVGMLAGVSSVFGLPLTEAFLSTLVGAGITGLGATFTGQSIVSGLLKLVPGPGTAIGALISATTATALTTLFGEAYVAVLSKLMEKRCGELPTEEEVIQAFREEMSLRGAA
- a CDS encoding AAA family ATPase, with translation MESAAPDSLPVPDASGDDLRAVEELAQARNEIVAQIEKRVVGQREVVEHLLISLFSRGHCLFVGVPGLAKTLLISTLADVLNLSFNRIQFTPDLMPSDITGTDILEEDRTTGRRTFRFLQGPLFANIILADEVNRTPPKTQAALLQAMQEYRITAGGRTYPLELPFLVFATQNPIEQEGTYPLPEAQLDRFMFLVDVGYPTADEEVQIVKSTTGGPQPKLEKILSPERILALQELVRRVPVPDHVVRYAVELVRHTRPKEPGALDFIAKNTSWGAGPRASQYLVVAAKARAILHGRFVATVEDVRALARPVLRHRVLPNFTAESEGITSVKLIDQLLTVVKG